In a genomic window of Trichoderma atroviride chromosome 4, complete sequence:
- a CDS encoding uncharacterized protein (SECRETED:SignalP(1-17)) produces the protein MKASIVSLVFTAALAAAQDLSGLPTCATGCVTKFTTGSAIGGCQQLDIGCICKNADFLNGIACCLADACSKSDQDKAVSFAQQICSSAGVSTPDTVVCKDSSSQTGSATASDSSASSKTTDSSDSSTTGSSDSSTTGSSDSSTTATDSSSTSTGSGSTTAAPTGSSAQTTTGSSTRSAATSTSSGAAAPLASAGSLVGAAIAMLAAAL, from the exons ATGAAGGCCTCCATCGTGTCACTCGTCTTCACCGcggctcttgctgctgcccaggATCTCAGCGGCCTCCCAACCTGTGCT ACCGGCTGCGTCACAAAGTTCACCACCGGTTCCGCGATTGGCGgctgccagcagcttgacaTTGGATGCATCTGCAAGAATGCCGACTTCCTCAACGGCATCGCATGCTGCCTGGCCGATGCCTGCAGCAAATCTGACCAGGACAAGGCCGTCTCGTTTGCTCAGCAGATCTGCTCTTCCGCGGGCGTGAGCACCCCCGACACCGTTGTGTGCAAGGACAGCTCTTCACAGACCGGATCTGCCACTGCATCGGATAGCTCTGCTTCGAGCAAGACGACTGATTCTTCCGACTCATCCACCACTGGATCTTCCGATTCATCCACTACTGGATCTTCCGACTCATCTACCACCGCCACCGACTCTTCCTCTACCTCgactggctctggctccaCAACTGCTGCTCCCACCGGCTCTTCCGCACAGACAACCACAGGATCCTCCACAAGGTCCGCGGCTACATCTACGAGCTCaggtgctgctgcccccTTGGCTTCTGCTGGTAGCCTCGTTGGTGCAGCCATTGccatgctggctgctgccctATAA
- a CDS encoding uncharacterized protein (EggNog:ENOG41), giving the protein MVFENHQKEVRDHFPALQQNQVYLDNAGGSQTLGTVIDSITDYLTGTNVQLGASYTVSKKSTALYGAAYKAAAKYINANPDEIVFGSSTTQLFRNLSYALKFNPGDEIVVSWIDHESNIASWLDLAERQNLVLKWWKPKPSLNPELLVSDLTALLSPRTRLVTCTHASNLLGTITDVKAVAAAAHGVGALLCVDAVAYAPHRPVDVKDLGVDFYCFSWYKVYGPHISMLYGSWSAQTHVRPLGHFFNPSVSLEDKIGLAGGSYELLQAVPHVVEYLDSKWDSIIAHESLLQTTLLDYLKLQPNVVIYGTLDSSVRARVATISFSVKGLASQAVVEQVESKTPYGFRYGTYYSERLARETLGLSKDGAVRVSMVHYNTLDEIQGLIKALDEVIKNSPSAKASKL; this is encoded by the exons ATGGTCTTTGAGAACCACCAGAAGGAGGTCCGGGACCACTTCCCCGCCCTGCAGCAGAACCAGGTCTACCTCGACAATGCCGGAGGCAGCCAGACGCTCGGCACCGTCATCGACTCCATCACAGACTACCTCACCGGGACCAATGTCCAGCTCGGCGCCTCTTACACCGTGAGCAAGAAGTCCACCGCCCTGTATGGCGCCGCATacaaggccgccgccaagtACATCAACGCCAACCCGGATGAGATTGTCTTTGGCTCGTCAACCACTCAGCTGTTCCGCAATCTGTCCTATGCCCTGAAATTCAACCCGGGAGACGAGATTGTCGTTTCTTGGATCGATCACGAGTCCAACATTGCCTCGTGGCTGGACCTGGCCGAGCGGCAGAATCTCGTCCTCAAGTGGTGGAAGCCAAAGCCTAGTCTGAATCCCGAGCTCCTTGTTAGCGACTTGACTGCGCTCCTGTCGCCCAGGACGAGGCTGGTGACTTGTACCCATGCGAGCAATCTCCTGGGGACAATCACTGATGTTAAGGCcgtggcggctgctgctcatggAGTTGGCGCTTTGCTCTGCGTTGATGCTGTGGCGTATGCGCCTCACCGGCCCGTCGATGTAAAGGATCTTGGGGTTGACTTTTACTGCTTTTCTTGGTACAAGGTTTATGGGCCTCACATATCCATGCTCTACGGCAGCTGGAGTGCGCAGACCCATGTTCGACCCCTGGGACACTTCTTCAACCCTTCAGTCTCTCTGGAAGACAAGATTGGCCTTGCAGGCGGATCGTACGAGTTGCTTCAGGCCGTTCCGCACGTGGTCGAGTATCTGGACTCAAAGTGGGACAGCATCATTGCTCATGAATCCCTGCTGCAGACTACTCTTCTCGACTATCtcaagctgcagcccaaTGTGGTTATTTACGGCACCCTGGACAGCAGTGTCCGTGCCCGAGTCGCAACGATTAGCTTCTCTGTCAAGGGACTGGCCTCCCAAGCAGTTGTCGAACAAGTCGAGAGCAAAACCCCATATGGCTTCCGCTACGGAACTTACTACTCAGAACGGCTGGCTCGAGAGACTTTGGGCTTGTCTAAAGATGGCGCTGTGAGGGTAAGCATGGTGCACTATAATACAT TGGATGAAATTCAAGGGCTTATCAAGGCATTGGATGAGGTTATTAAAAATTCCCCTAGTGCTAAGGCGTCCAAACTTTGA
- a CDS encoding uncharacterized protein (EggNog:ENOG41) gives MKRKAESHASGKKAGSKKAKTSISPEDAKKRFRNGLFDDSVLKSYTTEYAESSPYKHAVIHKLVDDKLLRSVRDEVRENVQFTPKETDIYKIHQSGDLANLDGLDDESLAKLPSLLSLRDAIYSETFRNYVSSITNCGPLSGKKTDMAINIYTPGCYLLCHDDVIGSRRVSYILYLTDPDIPWKPEWGGALRLFPIQEIKNKDGDVAKTPLPDVVKVIPPAWNQLSFFAVQPGESFHDVEEVYHAETKKQLEKEGGRVRMAISGWFHIPPSWRGRLH, from the exons atgaagagaaaggcaGAAAGCCATGCTTCTGGCAAAAAAGCCGGCagcaagaaggccaagactT CCATTAGCCCAGAGGACGCAAAGAAGCGCTTCCGCAATGGCCTCTTCGACGACTCCGTTCTCAAGTCATATACCACCGAATACGCTGAATCCTCGCCATATAAACATGCCGTCATCCACAAGCTCGTCGACGACAAGCTCCTCCGGTCGGTTCGAGACGAAGTCCGCGAAAACGTACAATTCACCCCGAAAGAGACCGATATTTACAAGATCCACCAATCTGGTGACCTGGCCAACTTGGATGGCCTCGACGACGAGTCTCTTGCCAAGCTGCCCTCTCTCCTTTCCCTCCGCGATGCCATCTATTCTGAGACTTTCCGAAACTATGtctccagcatcaccaactGCGGCCCGCTGAGTGGCAAGAAGACAGACATGGCCATCAACATCTACACTCCCGGCTGCTACCTGCTCTGCCATGACGACGTCATTGGCAGCAGACGAGTCAGTTACATTCTCTACTTGACAGATCCCGACATCCCGTGGAAGCCCGAATGGGGTGGCGCATTGCGTCTGTTCCCCATCCAGGAAATCAAAAACAAGGATGGCGACGTTGCCAAGACGCCGCTGCCAGACGTGGTCAAGGTCATCCCGCCTGCGTGGAACCAGCTTAGCTTCTTCGCCGTCCAGCCTGGCGAGAGTTTCCACGATGTCGAGGAGGTGTACCAcgcagagacaaagaagcaGCTAGAGAAGGAAGGTGGCCGTGTCCGCATGGCCATCAGTGGCTGGTTTCACATCCCCCCAAGTTGGAGAGGAAGGCTACAttga
- a CDS encoding uncharacterized protein (EggNog:ENOG41) — protein sequence MQLQGNPAQYDAPQANPVAIKNPESSEAEFEEADLEFLLQYIAPTYLTPDTLEQVSEHFEENSSITLADVLSKKFSKRVQDYIQAQEKASLPEDSAAIEKSSAWKVSKPPHKHRYLYQQPSTKSSKSSDESPITELLDKLFPSDQFRRWLQVATGCTIENHDVLARRFRRGMDYTLATGHEGKARLELNLGLTPTTGWGDVADEEEEEEEEVEAKPNGKNKKKNKGKGKGKAKAVEKEPEEAAEVGGHEVYMAGDDDNNEDAAVYKSSGDDDNILFFQAAAWNKMTLVLRDSGALKFVKYVSKKANGDRWDISGTFDVEEPDEDEEGDEDEEDGDEEEDEDDEAAGSGEDEFEGFSD from the coding sequence ATGCAGCTTCAGGGCAATCCTGCTCAGTACGATGCGCCGCAGGCCAACCCTGTCGCGATCAAGAACCCAGAGAGCAGCGAGGCTGAATTTGAGGAGGCTGATCTGGAATTCCTGCTGCAGTACATTGCGCCAACGTACCTGACACCCGATACGCTGGAGCAAGTGTCTGAGCATTTCGAAGAGAACTCGAGCATTACTCTTGCAGACGTCTTGTCCAAGAAGTTTTCCAAACGCGTCCAGGATTACATCCAGGCGCAGGAAAAGGCCTCTCTCCCCGAAGACAGTGCAGCTATCGAGAAGTCTTCTGCCTGGAAGGTGTCCAAGCCGCCTCACAAGCACAGATATCTCTACCAGCAGCCTTCTACCAAATCTAGCAAATCCTCAGATGAATCACCAATCACAGAGCTACTGGACAAGCTCTTCCCGAGTGATCAATTCCGCCGCTGGCTGCAAGTAGCCACCGGCTGCACCATTGAGAACCACGACGTCCTTGCCCGCAGATTCCGCCGCGGAATGGACTACACTCTTGCCACGGGCCATGAGGGCAAGGCTCGTCTGGAGCTCAACCTGGGTCTCACACCAACAACTGGCTGGGGAGACGTcgccgacgaagaagaagaggaagaggaagaggtaGAAGCCAAGCCCAACggaaagaacaagaagaagaacaagggcaagggcaaaggaaaagcaaaggCTGTTGAGAAAGAGCCAGAGGAAGCTGCCGAAGTCGGCGGTCACGAAGTTTACATGGCTGGTGATGACGACAATAACGAAGACGCCGCGGTGTACAAGTCGAGCGGAGATGACGACAACATTTTGTTTTTCCAGGCTGCTGCGTGGAACAAGATGACGCTTGTTCTGCGTGATAGCGGTGCTCTCAAGTTTGTCAAGTATGTGAGCAAAAAGGCCAATGGCGATAGGTGGGACATCTCTGGTACATTTGATGTAGAGGAGccagacgaggacgaggaaggcgatgaggacgaggaggatggggatgaggaagaagatgaagacgacgaggcaGCAGGCTCAGGAGAAGACGAGTTTGAGGGTTTCTCGGACtag
- a CDS encoding uncharacterized protein (EggNog:ENOG41): protein MDVFDHAVSRGMMTLKAATGCLVAKGQQLSNASDANLLATSSDTALRVVRWLRSSGAESNFLFLDNTAFVRALVPFLIAENMESVAWEWITRAMNESRDIGEEQRIARASSLLSQIVRIKSQAQYGNLNAAIQAILEAEQLFQHNPSLPKLLVQPWRSVSWLSTVESYSREMPSEKLFEAHLATADRLSRPFPVEMAHLHLYHPTHPDHLPALEFFNDKKRLRKLVRALGPDKLNLTKFTGMGTIPWIAFLGHDTVNHLKQSGRSEEARGITQLLRSELSDIFSETLTPA from the coding sequence ATGGATGTTTTTGATCATGCCGTGTCTAGGGGTATGATGACGCTCAAGGCTGCCACGGGCTGTCTGGTGGCCAAGGGGCAACAGCTGTCAAACGCTTCGGACGCGAATCTTCTAGCGACGTCTTCAGATACCGCCCTCCGAGTTGTTCGATGGCTTCGATCATCTGGAGCGGAGAGTAACTTTCTCTTCCTAGACAATACGGCCTTTGTTCGGGCGCTTGTGCCCTTCCTTATTGCTGAAAATATGGAGTCTGTGGCGTGGGAATGGATTACGCGGGCTATGAATGAATCTAGAGATATCGGCgaggagcagcgcatcgCTCGTGCGTCTTCCTTGTTGTCGCAAATCGTTCGCATCAAGAGCCAGGCCCAATACGGCAACCTGAACGCTGCCATACAGGCGATCCTCGAAGCAgagcagctcttccagcacaACCCTTCTCTACCAAAACTGCTGGTCCAGCCATGGAGATCGGTGTCGTGGCTATCTACGGTAGAATCATACAGCAGGGAAATGCCGTCAGAAAAGCTTTTTGAAGCTCACTTGGCCACGGCTGATCGCTTGTCACGGCCATTTCCCGTAGAGATGGCACATTTGCATTTATACCACCCAACGCATCCCGACCACCTCCCTGCCCTGGAGTTCTTCAACgacaagaagaggctgcgcAAGCTGGTGCGGGCCTTGGGCCCAGATAAGCTGAATCTTACCAAATTCACGGGCATGGGCACCATTCCGTGGATTGCCTTTCTGGGCCACGACACTGTCAACCATTTAAAGCAATCTGGGAGGAGCGAAGAAGCACGCGGCATCACGCAGTTGTTACGATCAGAGCTGTCCGATATCTTTTCTGAAACTTTAACACCGGCGTGA
- a CDS encoding uncharacterized protein (EggNog:ENOG41), which produces MFSTKSVQSLRKLFAGYHEPLPISKQQSQKLLDGIKASFRSQLDREYGRSSSDHTPAPTKSTGETSPQARRSAASLHLKSVLSNPLFSYNNKENTPPLAKGAMGARS; this is translated from the coding sequence ATGTTCTCCACAAAGTCCGTCCAATCGCTGAGGAAGCTTTTCGCCGGATACCACGAACCCCTACCCATATCCAAGCAGCAGTCGCAAaagctccttgatggcatcaaggCGTCCTTTCGTAGCCAGTTGGACCGCGAATATGGACGCTCTTCCTCTGATCACACCCCTGCGCCAACCAAATCTACTGGAGAGACCAGCCCTCAGGCCCGTCGCTCCGCTGCGTCTTTACATTTGAAATCCGTTCTATCAAATCCTCTATTCAGCTACAACAACAAGGAGAACACGCCCCCCCTTGCCAAAGGCGCTATGGGTGCCAGATCGTGA
- a CDS encoding uncharacterized protein (BUSCO:EOG092D3KBF) — MAPKTLIAPSILSADFAQLGAECARTIEQGADWLHVDIMDGHFVPNITFGAPVVAKVRPHVEKPSQPAGRGTFDCHMMIAEPKKWVKEFKAAGCDLYCFHYEAAFSSAAESPEETTDKKTSPKELIRYIHDQGLLAGIAIKPDTSVDVLWDILESSDPKEKPDMVLVMTVHPGFGGQKFMASELPKVQELRKRYPELNIEVDGGLGPGTIDQAANAGANVIVAGSAVFGAKDPAEVISLLRKSVDTRGGKL, encoded by the exons ATGGCCCCCAAGACTCTCATTGCCCCGTCAATTCTTTCGGCGGATTTCGCACAGCTCGGCGCAGAATGTGCCCGAACCATTGAGCAGGGTGCGGATTGGTTGCACGTTGATATCAT GGATGGCCATTTCGTACCCAACATTACCTTTGGCGCCCCGGTTGTTGCAAAGGTCCGCCCGCACGTCGAGAAGCCGAGCCAGCCCGCCGGACGAGGCACATTCGATTGCCATATGATGATTGCGGAG cccAAGAAATGGGTCAAGGAGTTCAAGGCCGCCGGCTGTGACCTATACTGCTTCCACTACGAAGCCGCTTTCTCATCGGCTGCAGAATCCCCCGAGGAGACGACCGACAAGAAGACAAGCCCCAAGGAACTGATTAGATATATCCACGACCAAGggctgctggctggcatTGCGATCAAGCCTGATACATCCGTTGATGTGCTTTGGGACATCCTTGAGAGCTCGGACCCCAAGGAGAAGCCTGAT ATGGTTCTTGTTATGACAGTTCATCCCGGATTTGGAGGCCAAAAGTTCATGGCCTCGGAGCTGCCAAAGGTCCAGGAACTGCGGAAGCGATACCCCGAGCTGAACATCGAGGTTGATGGAGGTCTCGGCCCCGGCACAATCGACCAGGCCGCCAATGCAGGAGCAAATGTCATTGTCGCGGGCAGTGCCGTCTTTGGAGCCAAGGATCCGGCCGAGGTCATTTCTCTGCTTCGAAAGTCTGTCGACACGAGGGGTGGCAAATTGTAG
- a CDS encoding uncharacterized protein (EggNog:ENOG41) — MSEVISRPSASRGRGSGRGGRGGFAGRGGRRSNGENFKADDNLGTFEDEGEFAELRKQYGDKTLVIREMFPDWSEPDVLYALKETNGDETEAVTRMAEGTISQWGEVSKKTKTARTKAKDTSSAPANTELSSSARNTRGGRASDGAPRGGRGRATDRGGRGGRARSTHPTNGSRPKDGQQLSVPTEESPAYKDDAANGLEEKIPVVAETAAVAEPAKAAVPPVKTWASMLRQSIPPPKIVPAVPKEVAAPKPVEHVEPEHAPEPAPIEAEPVKPEAEENAENTPVAEQATPVAAPAATEPAAIIAPSQDELTETNLEQVVDVSQPPATDTAASTAADSWDPRQSPPSATATPLSAAQQQHQAQKTTSSGYAATALKATTERVAPRTPSFQRRVLQQEEAVRMPGNREVDRAAVQFGAFNLDDDEDIDGEREEPETRAQPPADSPVAIPRTSLPPASQPVAVPETYAPKATTAPPSRNDTYCCCSHFSPGSYLLSDSTSHP; from the exons ATGTCTGAGGTCATCTCACGGCCATCTGCCTCACGCGGCAGAGGCTCCGGCCGAGGTGGCAGAGGGGGTTTCGCCGGCCGAGGCGGTCGCAGATCCAATGGCGAGAACTTCAAGGCTGACGACAACTTGGGCACGTTTGAGGACGAGGGCGAGTTTGCCGAGCTTCGAAAGCAATATGGCGACAAGACTTTGGTGATCCGCGAAATGTTCCCCGACTGGTCTGAACCCGATGTCCTCTATGCTCTCAAGGAAACAAACGGCGATGAGACCGAGGCTGTGACACGAATGGCTGAAG GCACCATCTCTCAGTGGGGTGAAGTCtccaagaagacaaagaccGCTCGtaccaaggccaaggacacATCCTCTGCACCCGCCAACACCGAACTGTCTTCCAGCGCTCGAAACACCCGTGGAGGTCGTGCTTCTGACGGAGCTCCTCGTGGCGGCCGAGGCAGGGCTACAGATCGAGGTGGACGTGGTGGACGTGCCAGGTCGACTCATCCTACCAACGGATCTCGACCCAAGGATGGCCAGCAGCTTTCTGTGCCCACCGAAGAGTCCCCCGCATACAAAGATGACGCTGCCAACGGACTTGAAGAGAAGATCCCCGTGGTCGCTGAGACGGCTGCCGTGGCCGAAcccgccaaggctgctgttCCTCCGGTCAAGACTTGGGCTAGCATGCTCCGACAGTCGATTCCTCCCCCCAAGATCGTGCCCGCAGTTCCCAAAGAAGTTGCTGCTCCCAAGCCCGTCGAACACGTCGAACCCGAACACGCTCCCGAACCCGCCCCAATTGAAGCTGAACCCGTCAAGCCCGAGGCCGAAGAGAACGCAGAGAACACTCCAGTTGCTGAGCAAGCAACTCCTGTTGCCGCTCCCGCAGCCACAGAACCCGCTGCCATTATCGCTCCTTCTCAAGATGAGCTGACGGAAACCAATCTCGAACAAGTTGTTGATGTCTCCCAGCCACCTGCAACAGATACTGCTGCAAGCACAGCTGCTGACTCTTGGGACCCTCGACAGAGCCCCCCGAGCGCTACTGCCACGCCTCTCTCAGCCGCCCAGCAACAGCACCAGGCTCAGAAGACCACTTCTAGCGGCTATGCTGCCACGGCTTTGAAGGCGACTACCGAGCGAGTCGCGCCTCGCACTCCTAGCTTCCAACGACGAGTTCTTCAGCAAGAAGAGGCTGTCCGCATGCCCGGCAACCGAGAGGTTGATCGTGCTGCTGTTCAGTTTGGTGCCTTTAAcctcgatgacgacgaggataTTGATGGCGAGCGCGAAGAACCAGAGACTCGAGCTCAACCCCCCGCCGATTCACCTGTTGCCATTCCCCGTACTTCACTTCCTCCGGCCTCTCAGCCTGTCGCTGTGCCGGAAACCTATGCTCCTAAAGCCACGACTGCACCCCCCTCCCGGAATGACACCTATTG ctgctgcagccacttCAGCCCAGGCTCCTATCTCCTCTCAGA CTCAACCTCCCATCCCTAA
- a CDS encoding uncharacterized protein (EggNog:ENOG41) has protein sequence MASREHMPNPRAFPRSSAPLEATMPPNPITLASTRRAALVTTSQDSVAATRTRTAATPPPTPSLRRNSNSLSSREVLARSLRLTDNTPDITTRTTATLTTISTTLDTAKGGFGPYGKGGMYGQPYGVSPNAPYDHTSSPGTFGPSSLHRDSPLGSGLGEYGRAGSAQAGSQPGLGGSSFGSTHDSFSRGASSFQSQGQSFSSQAQPSTGASADELKPFGESKASSGPSPSLGAPRPGSATNTAPGAQSGGLPPPQTSQMSGGYGGYQGHLQGHGLHGSGAYGMGGGAGGNQHSTPYGSYGQAGFGSGGYYSTGQQQQQGQQQQQQRGGWGGNYH, from the coding sequence ATGGCCAGCAGGGAGCACATGCCCAACCCGAGGGCGTTCCCTCGCAGCAGCGCCCCTTTGGAGGCTACAATGCCTCCCAACCCGATAACCTTAGCCAGTACCCGCAGAGCGGCTCTGGTCACAACCAGCCAAGATTCGGTGGCAGCAACGAGAACCAGAACAGCGGCCACTCCACCCCCAACCCCGTCACTCAggcgcaacagcaacagcctcagcagcagggagGTCCTGGCTCGCAGCCTCAGGCTCACGGACAATACGCCGGATATAACCACCCGTACTACAGCAACCCTTACTACCATCAGTACTACTCTGGATACGGCCAAGGGGGGATTTGGACCCTATGGCAAGGGTGGCATGTACGGACAACCCTATGGTGTTTCGCCTAATGCGCCCTACGACCATACCTCGTCCCCCGGCACTTTTGGCCCTTCATCTCTCCACAGAGACAGCCCTCTTGGCTCCGGCCTTGGTGAATACGGCCGTGCCGGCTCTGCTCAAGCAGGCAGCCAGCCCGGTCTAGGaggcagcagctttggcagcaCGCACGACAGCTTCTCTCGAGGTGCCTCGTCTTTCCAATCTCAGGGACAGTCATTCAGCAGCCAGGCCCAGCCAAGCACTGGAGCCTCGGCTGACGAGCTGAAGCCGTTTGGTGAGAGCAAGGCTTCTTCTGGCCCCTCGCCCTCTCTCGGAGCCCCTCGGCCAGGCTCTGCCACAAACACTGCTCCCGGTGCGCAAAGTGGCGGCCTTCCGCCTCCTCAGACATCCCAGATGAGCGGTGGCTACGGTGGCTACCAAGGCCACCTTCAAGGCCACGGCCTTCACGGCAGCGGCGCATACggcatgggcggcggcgccggTGGCAACCAGCACAGCACCCCTTATGGGTCTTACGGCCAGGCCGGATTCGGCAGCGGAGGCTACTACAGCACcggccagcaacagcagcaaggtcagcaacagcagcagcaacgcgGCGGCTGGGGCGGAAACTACCATTAG
- a CDS encoding uncharacterized protein (EggNog:ENOG41~TransMembrane:14 (i48-75o87-104i116-134o146-166i178-199o205-225i245-264o276-298i339-359o379-397i404-424o430-455i482-502o522-542i)), whose amino-acid sequence MLRWAKRRGLLLRVGLEGGDSATEDGGGSELKEDASDDGLPLSRARCIALVATVTGAAFLNTLSVQSVVIILPTIGHHLSVPESRQQWIVSSYSLAFGCFLLFWGRIADLYGKRLVFILGSVWVTAITAANPFVPNEIAFNLFRGLHGLGAAANVPTAIGILGVTFPPGKAKNYAFSTYGAGAPLGSVFGNILSGFVAQYSNWKWVFGVLAIMGGIISVCGMLFIPPTPPPAANNKSAKLGPKSVDWVGATLITVGLLALMFALTEGNVVGWSTPWIPVLIVVSVLVIAAFAVWQWHLERRLDAAKARLLESSSDSGHGDGVLPTPPLIKVSIFRNRQFSAVMVIMGVFFASFNNYLIYATYYFQEFQGQSPLQTMLRFLPTGIGGAAVAIVVSQLVGRVPTVFLLVCGNLAITIACLLYAVPIAPTTSYFAWGLPAMVLSVVGADTTWPCLTLFTSRALPREDQAIGGALINSVGQIGRSIGLAIATAVQTAVMAHGRGVAVKNVGSIKAWDADSLRGLRAASWFDFALGLVSLVLVLVAFRTLEIVGKVEPAAKKPSRGGVRDDEKTGSEKREETADSKA is encoded by the exons ATGCTGAGATGGGCAAAGAGACGGGGATTGTTGCTACGAGTCGGGCTCGAGGGGGGGGATTCGGCAACGGAAGATGGCGGTGGGAGTGAGCTCAAGGAGGATGCCAGTGATGACGGGCTTCCATTGTCGAGGGCGAGATGCATTGCGCTGGTGGCCACTGTGACGGGCGCGGCGTTTCTCAAT ACCCTCTCCGTCCAAagcgtcgtcatcatcctccccaCCATCGGCCACCACCTCTCCGTGCCCGAAAGCCGGCAGCAGTGGATCGTCTCGTCCTACTCGCTCGCGTTCGGCTGCTTCCTGCTCTTCTGGGGCCGCATCGCCGACCTGTACGGCAAGCggctcgtcttcatcctggGGTCGGTCTGGGTGACGGCGATTACGGCGGCGAATCCGTTTGTGCCGAATGAGATTGCGTTTAACCTGTTTCGGGGGCTTCACGGGCTG GGGGCTGCTGCGAATGTTCCCACGGCGATTGGCATCTTGGGCGTGACGTTTCCTCcgggaaaagcaaaaaactACGCCTTTAGTACATATG GCGCCGGCGCCCCCCTCGGCAGCGTCTTTGGCAACATCCTGTCCGGCTTCGTCGCACAGTACTCCAACTGGAAATGGGTCTTTGGCGTGCTGGCCATCATGGGCGGCATCATCTCCGTCTGCGGCATGCTCTTTATCCCGCCGACGCCTCCGCCCGCAGCAAATAACAAATCAGCAAAGCTCGGCCCGAAGTCCGTCGACTGGGTGGGCGCCACGCTCATCACCGTCGGGCTGCTGGCGCTCATGTTTGCGCTGACCGAGGGCAACGTCGTGGGCTGGAGCACGCCGTGGATCCCGGTCCTGATTGTCGTGTCGGTGCTCGTGATTGCGGCGTTTGCGGTGTGGCAGTGGCACTTGGAGCGCAGACTCGACGCCGCAAAGGCGCGGCTGCTCGAATCATCATCAGATTCAGGTCATGGTGATGGCGTCTTGCCCACGCCGCCGCTCATCAAGGTCAGCATCTTCCGCAACCGCCAGTTCAGCGCCGTCATGGTCATCATgggcgtcttcttcgcctccttCAACAACTACCTCATCTACGCCACCTACTACTTCCAGGAGTTCCAGGGCCAGTCGCCGCTGCAGACGATGCTGCGCTTCCTGCCCactggcattggcggcgccgccgtcgccatcgtcgtctcgCAGCTGGTCGGCCGCGTGCCGACCGTGTTTCTGCTGGTCTGCGGCAACCTGGCCATCACGATTGCCTGCCTGCTGTATGCCGTGCCGATTGCGCCGACGACGTCGTATTTTGCCTGGGGATTGCCTGCAATGGTGCTTTCCGTCGTTGGGGCGGATACGACGTGGCCGTGTCTGACGCTGTTTACGTCAAGGGCGTTGCCGAGAGAAGATCAGGCCATTGGCGGCGCGTTGATCAACTCTGTTGGCCAAATTGGGCGGTCCATTGGCCTCGCCATTGCTACGGCTGTTCAGACTGCCGTCATGGCCCACGGCCGGGGCGTGGCAGTCAAGAACGTCGGCAGCATAAAGGCGTGGGATGCCGACTCTCTCAGGGGCCTGCGCGCGGCTTCGTGGTTTGATTTTGCGCTGGGGCTGGTGTCTCTGGTGCTTGTCCTCGTGGCGTTCCGGACGCTGGAGATTGTGGGCAAGGTAGAACCTgcggcgaagaagccgagTCGGGGAGGAGTtcgagatgatgagaagacgGGTAGtgaaaagagggaagaaacgGCGGATTCTAAAGCGTAA